TGTCTTCTAgattgggagggatagctcagtggtttgagcattggcctgctaaaccccgggttatgagttcaatccttaagggggccacttagggctctggggcaaaatcagtacttggtcctgctagtgaaggcagggggctggactcgatgatctttcaaggtcccttccagttctaggagataggatatctccattaatttatttagggggctggagcacatgacttatgaagagaggctgagggaactgggattgtttaatctgcagaagagaagaatgaggggggatttgatagctgatttcaactacctgaaagggggttccaaagaggatggatctagactgttctcagtggtacctgatgacagaacaaggagtaatggtctcaagttgcagtgggggaggtttaggttggatattaggaaaaactttttcactaggagggtggtgaagcactggcatgggttacctagggaggtggtggaatctccttccttagaggtttttaaggtcaggcttgacaaagccctggctgagatgatttagttgggaattggtcctgctttgagcagggggttggactagatgacctcctgaggtcccttgcaaccctgatattctatgattgtgagCTTATggacacagtccctgctccctACATTCAGACAGTGCCTAGCATGCTTTCGGGTTCTTACTCACCCCAAATAAACTTCTTGGTGCTCAGCCCCACCAGCAACCACCATATGCTTATTAGGATGATTGGCACCTTCTCCTGGTGACAGGGTATAGTTACAATTGAGCGTAGCTTTAGAATCTCTGGCACCAGGCTCCCTGGGCACTTTCCTTTGTGCTCCTCTTTCAGGGGAGCATGTAAGAAGGGGGAGGTCAAGAAAATGCTTGTACATGCAGTTctgctgtagcgcttagtgagGATGCTACTTATGATGACAGAAAcgcttctcctgtcagtgtaggtactccacctccttgagagaTGGTGGCTTTATctacaggagaagccctcccatagatatagcactgtctatacagggggtaaggtcagtataactgcgtcaCTCGGGTgaggattttccacacccctgagcgacgtagttctGCCGACATAagtccatagtgtagacctagtctCAGACTCCTTCAAAGTGCAGTCCTTGGTAAGTCCTAGAATCTGACTGGCTGCCCTTCTCTAACTTCCCTTGTTTGTGGAGGAGCCATTCATGGTGATTGATAGTAACAGTCTGCAGACAACATCTGCTGTTCCTTTCCCGTGGCTCTGAGTTCCTTGGTTGGTTGTTTTCATTGCTGCTGAACACACACCAGCAGGTTGTTTCTCTCATCTGTCAAAGATGATGCAAGTGTCAGagctgccatcttggctaatgCATTGGGGATTGAACGGGGGCTTCTGGAGCTAAAGcaggagctgctacagcttgaactAAAGAGCCAAGGCTCCATATCTAGGGGCTGTAACAGGCACTGAGAGGGCTTCTGGCAGCCATTCACCACTGGGTTACCTTAGTACTAGGGTCCTGTGCATTTATTTCttcatttaaatattattttgtatACAAACGAGGTGTAGCTCTCTGGCTCCTGACAGGGTGCCTCTAATGTGGTCTTGTCACCCCAAGCTGAGGTGCCCCCGATTCAAGGCCTGGCATATCTCAGGTCATCTCTGACTccattcttctctctccccccccaccgcagGCTCGGGCCCAGGCGGAGGCCCTTCACATTGGGGATGTACACTTCTCTGTCAAGCCTGGCTCTAGCACCTCCTCACCCAAGCTGCACTCCAGCGCCGCAGTGCACCGGCTCAAGAAAGACATCCGGCGATGCCATCGGATGTCCCGGCGCCCCTTGCCCCGCCCAGACCCCCAGAACAgcgggggtgtgggtgggggggctggcatACGTCCTCCAGTCTCGCCCTTCTCCGAGACCGTCCGCATCATCAACCGCAAGGTGAAGCCTCGTGAGCCCAAACGCAGCCGCATCATCCTCAACCTCAAGGTCATTGACAAGGGTGGAAAGGCTGCAAGTGGAGGAGGGGGCCTGGCCCGGCCAAAGATCCCCTCACGAAACCGTGTCATTGGCAAGAGTAAGAAGTTCAGCGAGAGCATCCTCCGCACCCAGATCCGCCACATGAAGTTCGGCACCTTCTCACTGTACAACAAGCCATCTGCTGCACCGGCCACGTCTCTGGAGGGCAAGATGGAGGCAGGGGGCTCACAGGGTGCCTCCTGCGCGCTGATCATGGGCTCCACCCCTTACGATGCCCGCAGCTCCAGctcctcaggctgcccctctcctacccctcactcctcctccGACCCAGACGATTCTCCCCCAAAGCTGCTTCCCGAGACCCTGAGCCCCGCCATCCCTGACTGGCGCGAGTCGGAGGTCCTGGACCTGTCGATCCCACCAGAATCAGCGGCCACCAGCAAGCGCTCTCCCCCTGGGGGATGTGCTGGGGGCCAGACACCCTCATCGTCCCTCTCCTCTTCTGACCCGGAGCAGGAGGCTGGCGACTGGCGCCCCGAGATGTCCCCCTGTTCCAACGTGGTGGTCACAGATGTCACCAGCAATCTCCTGACCGTCACCATCAAGGAGTTCTGCAACGCAGAGGATTTTGAGAAGGTGGCAGCGGGTGGAGGAGGCAGCAAGTGAGAAGTTGGCTCCCTGCtttgggggggtaggggaggcTCTGCTCGAAGAAGTCATGGTGTGAATGGCTGTTGTTAGTTTTCtcctactctccccctccccttccctggttctttttctttctgctcgGAGACTGGGGTGGGAGTTGGAGGGCAGAGGTGTCTGAAGTTCCCAGATGTCACAGCTGCAAGGGGTTGGGCTGGGGAATGATCATTTGTCTTCAAATAACATGTTGTCAAACTGGTATGGAGCCTGGGCGACAACAGGGTGTGTGTAtgttggggctgggtggggaaggatCCCCCCCATCTTTTCTGAAGATATGGGGGAGCTCCTGCTACTGGAGAGATGGATAAGGCATTTGAAAGGGgctgtgctccccccaccctccccctctacCCTGCACTGTGTACACACTCTTCCACTTCTCCAGTTCTTCACCCTGCCTTCTCCCAGGGCAGCTCTGACCCTCTCCTTTCTCTGTGGCATGGGATGGCTGTCTCTTATGATCCAGCTTCAGTAGCTCTGGCTGTATCTCTGGGAGAGGGACACtatcggggtgggggtgggggggggtggaacagaaggTAAAGCATCAGGGCTAGAACGAGATTGCAACAGAGCCCGAGTGGGGGGGTTGTACCCCTACAACACATGCCCCCGGCTCACTTCCTTCTTGCTTTTACTAGTGGTGCTAACTTGGCAGTTGTATGGGCACTTTGAGACCACCTgggcccttcctcctcccttctgCTCCTTCCCTTCCAGATCTTCCAGTCTGCTCAGCTTTGTTGGGCCTGTCACTTCCAGCCTGGATCTTCCTCCTCGTGTTCGTCATTTGCACTTGCTCGGGTCTGAGGCATGCCGTACCCTTCCTAAGCCTTTTCTAATGGAAGTGGGAAAGCCACACGTCCGTCCATCAATTCAGGAGGAGCAATGGCTTGGCATGACATTACCCCAGCCGGATGAGGTCAGCAAGTCTTACCTCCCAGGGAAAATATAAGCCTCCTTGGCTCCACTGAATCACTTCACAGGCCTTGTGTGTGCGAAGGAAGATCTGCTACTCTTCCTGCTCAGTTTCATCTCTTTCTGGTGGGTGGGTTGGAGAGAGTTCACCACAACCATTTCCAGGATCTGAAATTGCCTCTACAATTGTCAACCAAAGGTGCTAAGAACCTGTTGTAAGAATTACCGTGTcttacattttgtgtgtgtgtgtgtgtgtgtgtctgcctgcctgcctctccttcccctgccccccaccccacccccaactccttgGTTTTACATGTTCAGTGTGAAATTGGATCTGGAATCTCCACCACCCTCTGTAATTGGAAGCAGGCAATGATGTGGCTTTCTCCACTTCCCTGAGACATGCTCTTAATGTCCAAGGTGCAAAAGCGCTCTTCTTTGCCATTCCATGGCTTTTTTAATTCTATGTCAGTGCTGAGCTTTGTGGCTAGATACCCCTCCCTCACTTCCCCACTCCTCTGTTGCTGAATCTGTGAAACACTGGGGTGTGGGGAAGAGAGGCTGATAAATTCAGTCTAAATTAGTGTTGCGGTGAGTGTCTGCCTTGATTCCATGACCATGGggaaaaatgggggggagggggatgttgccTGTTGTGGGATCCATAATTAATAAATATGCCTacaggtgtgtgtgtactgggggggaggagagaggaactCAGCTCTAAGGActcttctcacacacacacactgccaccaAAATAACTAAATTGGGTGGAATTCACCCCTTTTGTGGTTTTGCCTGCAGACACCCTGGAtttgaagggtatgtctacactacaagcattACGGCTGCTGCTACGTCACTGTAgcatagacacttgctacagtgacagaaggtgtTTTTCTGTCCGTGTAAAACCACCGCTTCAAGAGGCGGTGcttggttgacagaagaattctttcactGACCTGGCTGCgcctacagtgggggttaggttgacctaactacatcgcacagggcacaacatttttcacagccctaagcAATGTGTCTAGTTCgatctaatttttaggtgtagaccagccttAAAACTCAcctactgcaaaaataaatgtcCACACAGAGACTTGcctcaaaattttaaaaaggtgtGAATTCAAACTAGTTTAGTTCCAATTTGTGTGTAGCCAATCTGAGAGATGATCCCGCATGTGGTTAGTTGTATTCCCACACaaccacaacaccccccccccaaaaaacctgcccatcttttgtggggtttttaaacaaaacttttaaaatcCAGCAGAATATTTCAAAACCAGTTACAGGGTGGGGGAGACTTCCCCATTCATTCATCAGTCCAAGGCTTCCTGTAATTTGTTGGATATGTACGTGTGTATGTGAATTAATACCTGCCTGTTGTCTTTGCTTTGTTTTGCATCTTTCCTTCACCTTGCGCATGCAGGGTTCTCTTAGTTCATGATAACTTATTCTAATGGCTGCAGCTTCAGAAACAAGCAGGCTGGGGAAATGTGGGAGATCTATATTGGGAGAATAACAAGGAGACTTGTGTTAAAGAGAGatgattttaaaaaggaattaatTTATGAGGCTGCAAGATAAGAGGAACTATGTTACAGAGTAGATGCATGCCAgccagtcacttttttttttttttttttaggttgctTGGTTACTCTTGGCGTGTATGTTATGGCGTTCTTGTTTCGTGGTAATAAAGTTCAGAAATATTTGAAAAGTTTAAGTGGGAGAAAAAAGGGAACTTTAATAGGAAACTCTTGACATGTTTTAGCCAAGAAATGTTCACTTGGCagaggtttcccccccccccccccctcctgatgTCTGTTTGGTGTTCCTGGATTTTTTTCATAATGaggggttt
The Emys orbicularis isolate rEmyOrb1 chromosome 1, rEmyOrb1.hap1, whole genome shotgun sequence DNA segment above includes these coding regions:
- the CBX6 gene encoding chromobox protein homolog 6, translated to MELSAVGERVFAAESIIKRRIRKGRIEYLVKWKGWAIKYSTWEPEENILDSRLIAAFEQKERERELYGPKKRGPKPKTFLLKARAQAEALHIGDVHFSVKPGSSTSSPKLHSSAAVHRLKKDIRRCHRMSRRPLPRPDPQNSGGVGGGAGIRPPVSPFSETVRIINRKVKPREPKRSRIILNLKVIDKGGKAASGGGGLARPKIPSRNRVIGKSKKFSESILRTQIRHMKFGTFSLYNKPSAAPATSLEGKMEAGGSQGASCALIMGSTPYDARSSSSSGCPSPTPHSSSDPDDSPPKLLPETLSPAIPDWRESEVLDLSIPPESAATSKRSPPGGCAGGQTPSSSLSSSDPEQEAGDWRPEMSPCSNVVVTDVTSNLLTVTIKEFCNAEDFEKVAAGGGGSK